The following is a genomic window from Nitrosomonas communis.
GCAAGATATGACAGTTTTAAAGAATCTCCCATCAGATCGGCATGCCGATAAACATCTGCTCGTTGATAGTGATGCGCCAGGATAACAGCACGTTTCCCTAATTTTTCTTTAGCAGCAATAATACGTTGTACACAGGTTTCATCCTGTAACAGTTCAAAGTCTTCAAAATCGATAGCGTTTGCGTGCATGGTTATTTCAAAATTTGATTAGGAAATGTATTAACATAATCATATTGTGGCAGGGATTCAAGTTTAAAGAGCATAAAGCATAAAATTCTCAAATCGTATGCTGGATGTTTCTTTCTATCTATCGAAAGAACGCTCACCCACAATGAAAAACAGCATGTTTGACTGTTTGGTTGATTAGAGTGTGACTTTGATATAATTATCCAGCCAAATTAATTTTAAGCGCCTGGATGACTCCTTTGCTGGATAAAACTAAAAGTCTTGTGCATAAAACGGTTAAACTTCTTGTAACTAACGAATATAAATTATTATTTTCAGACAATTCTCTCGCTATTCTGTTCATTATTGCTTCAGTAATAAGCAAAGATAGGCAAAGAAGATTGTTATGTAAAAAAGTGATATCGTGAGATGATCCACCGTCTACTCCCAGGCCCTATTGCCCTTTTGACGATACTTGCATTGTTGACATTATGGCTGGATCAAGCGATTCAATATCCAAGAAGCCGTGAAGATTACGATTCAAATCATCAACCTGACTATATTATTGAAAATCTTGCGGGCGTCCAAGTCGCTTATGATAAAGCACGTCAGCTTCTTTTTTCTGCCGATGTGATGACCCATTATCCGGCAGGAGATATGTCTTATTATGAACAGGTTGATTTTACCCGTTTGCAACCGGATAAGCCGTTGGTACATATTAGCGCTGATTATGCTGAGTTTGATGACGGTAAAGATATCTATCTCAAGGAAAACGTGTTCATCATTAGAGAAAAAGACTTAGATAGGGTGACGATGCGTACTGAATTTCTGCATCTGATCCCTCATGCTGAAATTGCAAAAACAGATCAGCCTGTAACGCTGGTAAAGATGGATATGACCGTAAATGCGGTAGGGATGGAGTTAAATGATCGAACAGAAAAAATTGATCTGAAATCAAGGGTAAAAGTGCGAGTGAACAAAAGGCAGCAGAGTACTGATCGATCTTTGAATAAAAAGCCGCAGACCCAACCAAATCAGCCTAAAAAATGAATGTATTTTTTTTCGTCTTGTTAATTATTGGCACACTGTGCTCGGAGCACGTTCTGGCAGAACGCGCTGATCGTAATAAACCGATTCAGATAGAATCAGATAGTGCTACAGTCGAAGACTATAAACGTAAGGATAATTTTCGCATAAGCACCTTTATCGGTAACGTTATTTATACGCAGGGGACGCGTATCATGAGGGCAGATAAGGTGATCATAAAAGAGGATCTCAAAGGCTTCCACTATGCGACCGCTTACGGAGATCTTGTCAGTTACCGGGAGAAACGTGATAGTGTTGACGAGTATATTGAGGGTTGGAGTCAACGCGTAGAATATGATGAAAAGGCCGATAAAATCGAGTTATTTGGCAAGGCGCTGTTAAAGCGAGGGGAGGATGAAGTGCGTGGCGACTATATTTCTTATGATATTATGCGGGATTTCTTCGAGGTGATCAGCGGCAAAGAGAAAAAAGCTCAAGAAAAATCAGACAGCAGAGTGCGGGTGATTATTCAGCCTAAAACAAAATCCCCCAAAACAACAGATGATGGAGAATAGTTTTTGTGCTACCGCCATAGATCACGCGGAAAATATCATGAGCGTACTTAGAGCTGACCATTTGATGAAAAGCTATAAATCTCGTACAGTAGTGCGGGATGTGTCCTTTTCTATCAGTAGTGGCGAAGTGGTTGGTTTGCTTGGCCCCAATGGAGCGGGCAAAACCACTTGTTTTTATATGATAGTGGGGCTGATACCATTAGGCGATGGTGAAATTCATTTGAACGACCGTGACTTGAGCAATATGCCGATTCATCAACGTGCGCGCCTTGGTTTGAGCTATTTGCCTCAGGAAGCTTCCATTTTTCGGCGTCTCTCGGTTGAAGATAATATCCTGGCTGTACTGGAGCTGCAGAATTTTAATGCTGCTGAGATTCAGCAACGGCTGGATCATTTATTGCAAGATTTGCATATTACTCATCTGCGAGAGAATCTGGGTATTAGCCTATCGGGTGGTGAGAGGCGGCGTGTAGAGATTGCGCGTGCTTTGGCTACAAAACCAAGTTTTATTCTTTTGGATGAACCCTTTGCAGGTGTAGATCCAATCGCAGTCATGGATATCCAGAAAGTGATTGGTTTTCTCAAAGAACGTGGTATTGGCGTGCTGATTACTGATCATAATGTGAGAGAAACATTAGGTATTTGTGATCGCGCCTATATTATCAGTGAAGGGACCGTGCTTGCCAGCGGTAAACCTAGCGAAATTATAGATAATGAGCGGGTAAGGGAAGTTTATCTAGGAGAGCATTTCCGGCTTTAATGATGAATATTCGATTCATGAAGCGAGATAGGAGATCGCTGCTTTCTCAGAACTATGAAACCTACTCTTCATCTTAAATTAACTACCAGTCTTAAGCTTACGCCACAGTTGCAACAGTCCATAAAATTGCTGCAGCTTTCTACCATTGAGTTAAATCAGGAAATAGAACGTATGCTGCAGAATAATCCTCTGCTGGAATTAAGCGATAAGACGGATTATGATCAGATGCATGCAGAGGATTTCTCGCTCTCATTACCCTTGGATAGGACTTCGCCCATTGAGTTGAATGACGCACAACATCAAGAGAAGGATGATGAATTGAGCTTACCTTCCAGTGAAGAGACTTACAGGCTTGGTGATTATGAAATCTTTTCCAGTCATCGAGAAAGTGAGGAGGATGAATGGGATTTTACCCAACAGATGATCAATCCTCCCACTTTGCGTGAACATCTCATTATGCAAATCAGCTTGAGCCAGATCAGCGAACGCGACCGTCAAATCGTGAGGATATTAATCGAAAGTCTGGATGATGATGGTTACCTTGCGCAGGACCTGCAAGAATTATTTGAAATGCTGCCAGCAGAGTTGGGCATTCATCTGGCTGACTTGCAGACAGCGCTTAAATATTTGCAACAATTGGATCCACCCGGTTTAGGTGCACGTAATTTGCAAGAGTGTCTACTCTTGCAGCTACAAGCACTGCCTGAAGACACGCCTTGTCGTCAGGAGGCGATTTTGCTTGTGGAGCACGATCTAGAGATACTTGCTTCAAAAGATTTTAAACAGATTAAGAAGTTGTTGCATTGTGATGATGAATGCCTGCGTTCCGTGCAGCAACTTATTACTCAATTGAATCCCAAACCGGGTAGTACGTTCAATTCAGCTGCCTCGCGTTATGTCATACCTGACGTAATTGTGACTAAGCTTAATGGGGCATGGGTAGCAAAACTTAATCCTGAATCAATTCCCCGCCTTAGTATTAATCAACTTTATGCTGGTATATTAAAGCGTGATCGAAATGATTCGACTCAAATGTTAATGAGTCAGCTTAATGAAGCCAAATGGATGCTTAAGAATATCCAGCAACGTTCTGAAACTATTTTTCGAGTATCCACTATTATAGTAGAGCACCAGCAGGCTTTCTTCGAGCATGGGGCAGTTGCAATGCGTCCGCTTGTCATGAGGGAAATTGCAGAAGCTCTGAATTTGCATGAATCTACCGTCTCACGTGTTACCACGCAAAAGTTTATGCATACACCCCAAGGCATATTTGAGCTCAAGTATTTTTTTGGAAGCCATGTCGCAACCCATGGTGGCGGAGCCTGCTCTGCTATTGCAATTCGTACTTTAATCAAACAATTGATACAAGGTGAGGAACAGAAAAAGCCGCTTACTGATAATCGGATTTCCCAGATTCTGGCTGAGCAGGGAATTATTGTTGCACGTCGTACGGTTGCAAAATACCGCGAATCGATGCAAATTCCCCCAGCTAATCTTCGTAAAGGGCTTTAATCGCATCAAAAATATTAATTTATAACAAGATAGAGAGAAGCCACTAGCATTGCTGACTTTGCCTGGCTCAAAGGAAGATGTACTCTGCGACCAATAAATTGCTTTCTCTCGTTCTGCCGGCGCGATCAAGCTGAAATCATTTATTCCGTAGTAGCGAACGTCCGTATTGTCAGAACCAACTACATACCGGGCCTTTTAACATTGCACACCACAGTCACCGAGGGAACTATCAGATTTGAATGTCTACCGAGAGGCTTAAGTAAGTTTTCAAATAAGGTGACATTTAGAGCATCGCCGAAATGATCCCTGATAGCAGCCCAATATCGAAAGCCACTGCCATAATCAAGTATAGAGGGTATGGTTATTTTAGCGTTTGTGAGCAAAGTTTCTAATTCGGCATCGTTAACCGTGGCTGAGACTCCGACATATGACATATCTGCATCGAGAACAGAACCACTTGCAGTGGTGCTTGATAGCACATGCTTGGCTTCTAGCCCATAGAATAACTTGGCATCTAAGGCGATTGCTGGATCAGGTTGCTCAAAATCGCCTATAATCCCATTCTTCATGAAGCTTATCGTTACACCAAGAGCATAACTATCTTTAAGATCGATCATCTTGGATCCTACCCATGAGGGGAGCATTGATCCAAATGCCTGGCGGCGATCGTGGCGGGCAAGGTCGATTTTATCTTCATAGAAATAAGTACCTTGATCAACGGTCCATTCGGTATCTTCTGGCTTCATTTGGTACTTATTCACATGGCAAGTTGCTGTAAGCACCGAGGGAAACTCTTCCGCTATAGCAAGGGGTTGATGAGCAAGTATTGAGTTGATGAATAGCGTCACAAACATACCAATTAGTGATAATTTATTCATGGCGAGTCCCCTCGTGATCACGTAGTTAAATGACTAACTGAACTTCTTTTTTACAGCCAACATAGTTCAATAAACTCAACCTACTAAGTTAAGGAATAATTTATTTTCCTTGAAGGAAAAAATATCTGAGAAGCATATGAAAACTGCACGTAGGCAAAAATACAACCGCGGATTCAAATTCAAACTGCGGCCTTTTGTTAGCTGCATGTTTTAGCTAACCGATATTCCGAAGAATACCTCATGCTTAGTTCTAAATACTAGGTTCTGTCAACATTTTAGTGAAGCGAAACCAATACTGAGATAGACCGTATAAACTCCATATAATTTCTAGCTATTCTTTTAATTGTGTAAGGATTGCTCTGTAATATTTAATTTTGTTGAAGAAAAACTCAATCAAATGACGCTCTTTATAAACGAACCAATCGCAATCTCTTGCATTGATTCGATTGTTGCGGACGAAATGATAGATTCAACGCCTTTTTCAGTGAGTGTTTGAATAAAAACGATCGCTATCGTAACCTTTATCAGCCAACAGGGCTGCCGCACCTTTTACCACAGAGCTAGCAAATTCAGCTTACCTGATAACACTGGCTTATCCATTTGCAAAGATAAAATCTAAGGTGTTGCCTTGACATATCTGGGAATGAAGTCTGATAAGTCCGGGCCGATTCATGATAAACGTCTCATTTATCCCCAGTAACGAGTTTGACTATGTATTCTGCTGGGTCTATATTCATCTTTGATAGAAAAGAAGTGCATTTAAATTTCTGATATATGGAAGTTAACTATGATTGTTTTTCAATCGTTATATAGTGTCGGCCCGAAAACCCTCTTCTTCTATAATAAACATAGGGTTGCGTCTAATTCAAGAAAAGAAGATTGCTGAAAAAATGAGTGAAAGTGCCGTTATTAGGTGGTTTTGGCGTATTTTCAAGCAAAACAATTTCAAACTTCGATTCAAATCAGCGAAAATATTGTCCTCAAAGACAAACTTCGTTCAAGTGGAAATCAAATGCGCGTAACCCAAACTTCCCAGATGGAATTAGGTGAAATTGATGTATCCCACATCAAATTTGACTTGAGATCACGAGATGATATTCCGAGGATACTGCGCGGCTTACAGCACCTGTACCTGGATGAGGCATTGTGCCACAAAGTTTTTGCCTTACTGGAAAGTGAAATTGCCCCCAAGGTGGATAAGCACAATGGTCGTCCTGGCATGACCCTATGGAGTGTCCTGGTATGTGGCGTATTACGGCTGGACTTAAATGCTGATTATGACCGTCTGCACGAATTGGTCAACCAGCACAGGACCTTGCGCGCAATGTTGGGGCATAGTCTGTACGATGAAGACAAGCAA
Proteins encoded in this region:
- the lptC gene encoding LPS export ABC transporter periplasmic protein LptC, whose amino-acid sequence is MTILALLTLWLDQAIQYPRSREDYDSNHQPDYIIENLAGVQVAYDKARQLLFSADVMTHYPAGDMSYYEQVDFTRLQPDKPLVHISADYAEFDDGKDIYLKENVFIIREKDLDRVTMRTEFLHLIPHAEIAKTDQPVTLVKMDMTVNAVGMELNDRTEKIDLKSRVKVRVNKRQQSTDRSLNKKPQTQPNQPKK
- the lptA gene encoding lipopolysaccharide transport periplasmic protein LptA, producing MNVFFFVLLIIGTLCSEHVLAERADRNKPIQIESDSATVEDYKRKDNFRISTFIGNVIYTQGTRIMRADKVIIKEDLKGFHYATAYGDLVSYREKRDSVDEYIEGWSQRVEYDEKADKIELFGKALLKRGEDEVRGDYISYDIMRDFFEVISGKEKKAQEKSDSRVRVIIQPKTKSPKTTDDGE
- the lptB gene encoding LPS export ABC transporter ATP-binding protein; this translates as MSVLRADHLMKSYKSRTVVRDVSFSISSGEVVGLLGPNGAGKTTCFYMIVGLIPLGDGEIHLNDRDLSNMPIHQRARLGLSYLPQEASIFRRLSVEDNILAVLELQNFNAAEIQQRLDHLLQDLHITHLRENLGISLSGGERRRVEIARALATKPSFILLDEPFAGVDPIAVMDIQKVIGFLKERGIGVLITDHNVRETLGICDRAYIISEGTVLASGKPSEIIDNERVREVYLGEHFRL
- a CDS encoding RNA polymerase factor sigma-54, which translates into the protein MKPTLHLKLTTSLKLTPQLQQSIKLLQLSTIELNQEIERMLQNNPLLELSDKTDYDQMHAEDFSLSLPLDRTSPIELNDAQHQEKDDELSLPSSEETYRLGDYEIFSSHRESEEDEWDFTQQMINPPTLREHLIMQISLSQISERDRQIVRILIESLDDDGYLAQDLQELFEMLPAELGIHLADLQTALKYLQQLDPPGLGARNLQECLLLQLQALPEDTPCRQEAILLVEHDLEILASKDFKQIKKLLHCDDECLRSVQQLITQLNPKPGSTFNSAASRYVIPDVIVTKLNGAWVAKLNPESIPRLSINQLYAGILKRDRNDSTQMLMSQLNEAKWMLKNIQQRSETIFRVSTIIVEHQQAFFEHGAVAMRPLVMREIAEALNLHESTVSRVTTQKFMHTPQGIFELKYFFGSHVATHGGGACSAIAIRTLIKQLIQGEEQKKPLTDNRISQILAEQGIIVARRTVAKYRESMQIPPANLRKGL